GCTCAAGACAATTTTCCAACTCGCCATCGACCGAGAGGAAAATGAGCGTAAAGCGCCCATCGGGATTTTCTGAACGGCGGACTTCTTTCAGACCGAGCTTGTTGCAATAAAAATCGAGAGATTCTTCAATGCTGCTGACTCGCACCATCGTATGGAGATATTTCATATGAATGCTTCCCTAGAGCTGAATAAAGTCGTCCCCTAACTATAGGATTGATGAAATGGATTTCAATAGCCCAGAACAGATTGCCGAACAGATCATGGAACTGATCGACCATTCCGATCATATCGTCGCCTTTACCGGGGCAGGCATCAGCACTGAAAGCGGCATCCCCGATTTTCGCTCTCCCAATGGCCTATGGGCCAAGATGGACCCGATCATGTTTGATGATTTCGTTGCAGATGAAGAAACGCGTCTGGAAGACTGGCGTAGACGTTTCATTCAAAATGAAGAGTTTTTGGCAGCAGAAGCAAATGAGGGTCACAAAGCGCTCGTGCGTCTTGAAATGCGTGGGAAACTGGACTGCACAATCACCCAGAATATTGATGGACTACATCAGAGAAGCGGCCAGAATCCGAATAAAGTCATTGAGATTCATGGCAACGGAACCGTTGCCAGTTGCCTTGATTGCGGCGCAGAAATGACCCTGGCTGAGGCAAAACGGCACATCGAAGCAACCGGCCACTCACCTTTATGTCCCCACTGCGGTGGAATGGTCAAAACGGCCATCATCAATTTTGGACAGGCGATGCCGGAAGAAAAAATGATGCGTGCAATGAGACTGTCCGGAGACTGCGATCTCTTTATCGTTCTTGGGTCTTCCTTGGTTGTCTATCCCGCCGCAGGACTTCCGCAAATTGCCAAACAGCATGGCGCTAAGCTGGTCATAATCAATAGAGATCCAACACCCCTTGACGAACTCGCCGATATGACGTCCCAACAAGAAATAGGCTCGATCATGAAACTGATAGCCTGACGCTATTTTTAAAGAAGCCAGTTACTATTTAATCACTTACAGGGCCACAATTTAGGCAATTGCCAAATCCTTGCCCTAGCATAAGAGCCTCAAGCCTTAATCGCTTAAAAAGTTAAAAAATTATTGATGCAGTCTCTGATCAAGATGATATCCTCATTTTGAGAATCGACCAGTGTATTGAGTCGGGAACGAGGCTACGAATAGCGTTGAGGCAAGGCTATGGGTGTGAAAGTCGTACCAGAGCAGCAACTTTTTGACATTGGCTCTGCCGATGATGCGGCATTGGACGTCACGCAAATTGCAGGCAAAATCAAATGGTTTGATGTTGCAAAAGGATTCGGTTTCATTGTGCCGGACGACAACAGCCCAGATGTTTTGCTGCATGTTACCTGCCTGCGTCGCGATGGATACCGCACTGCATATGAGGGCGCGCGCGTCGTTTGTGAAGTACTCCAAGGCCCAAAGGGGCTTCAGGCCCTGCGCATCCTTTCCATGGATGAGAGCAGCGCCGTTCATCCTTCCCAGCTTCCGCCAGCAAACACCCATGTCAAAGTGAACCCGACCAGCGAGTTGGAAAAAGCTTGGGTAAAATGGTTTAACAGGGAAAAGGGCTTTGGCTTTCTGACACAAGGTGAGGGGACCGCTGACATTTTCATTCATATGGAAACGCTGCGCATTTATGGCCTCACCGAACTGCGCCCGCATCAGGAAGTGCTCGTCAGATATGGTCCGAGCCCGAAAGGCAAGATGGCAACAGAAATTCGCCCGTCTACCGGAGCTCACATTCCATCATCCCATTAGATTGGCCTTATTTTCTTTCTTAACTGCTTCAAGACTTCGGCTTGGTCATTTCTTTGCCCATTTCTGAGCCTAGATATAAATCTGTGCCAGCCCACACAGGATACTCCGTCGGGCAGCGCAACTGTTTATTGCCAGCGCTTTACCTAAGGTAATTTCCAATGCAAATGCGCAAAAGCCAGTTTTCACTCCAGTCACTGATCCTGCTTAGTCTGATTGTTTATGCTGGCTTGGCCATTTGGCTCTCGGCACACGCCCACTCAGCACAGATTCCAGAAACGATACCAGAAGATGAAGTCGGGGCCTTTTTATCGGATGAAACCCATCTCATCATAAAAAGCGGACAGACAAACCACGCCTTCAAGGTGGAATTGGCGCTCGATGAATCCAGCCGTATGAAAGGGCTTATGTATCGCACAAAGCTTGCGAATAGAAATGGTATGCTCTTCGACTTTGATAAGACCGAACCCGTCTATATGTGGATGAAGAATACCTATATATCCCTTGATATGATCTTCGTAGAACCTGACGGTCGCATTCACCATATCGTCAAGG
This genomic window from uncultured Cohaesibacter sp. contains:
- a CDS encoding DUF192 domain-containing protein, with protein sequence MQMRKSQFSLQSLILLSLIVYAGLAIWLSAHAHSAQIPETIPEDEVGAFLSDETHLIIKSGQTNHAFKVELALDESSRMKGLMYRTKLANRNGMLFDFDKTEPVYMWMKNTYISLDMIFVEPDGRIHHIVKATTPLSESVIGSAGPVRYVLEVPKGTADKLDIKVGAELLHQLFTPKLSK
- a CDS encoding Sir2 family NAD-dependent protein deacetylase; this encodes MDFNSPEQIAEQIMELIDHSDHIVAFTGAGISTESGIPDFRSPNGLWAKMDPIMFDDFVADEETRLEDWRRRFIQNEEFLAAEANEGHKALVRLEMRGKLDCTITQNIDGLHQRSGQNPNKVIEIHGNGTVASCLDCGAEMTLAEAKRHIEATGHSPLCPHCGGMVKTAIINFGQAMPEEKMMRAMRLSGDCDLFIVLGSSLVVYPAAGLPQIAKQHGAKLVIINRDPTPLDELADMTSQQEIGSIMKLIA
- a CDS encoding cold-shock protein, which translates into the protein MGVKVVPEQQLFDIGSADDAALDVTQIAGKIKWFDVAKGFGFIVPDDNSPDVLLHVTCLRRDGYRTAYEGARVVCEVLQGPKGLQALRILSMDESSAVHPSQLPPANTHVKVNPTSELEKAWVKWFNREKGFGFLTQGEGTADIFIHMETLRIYGLTELRPHQEVLVRYGPSPKGKMATEIRPSTGAHIPSSH